A window from Pokkaliibacter sp. MBI-7 encodes these proteins:
- a CDS encoding PAAR domain-containing protein, with protein sequence MGKPAATLGHFHFCPQYRGDTPHVGGPIAGGSGDVTIGGMPAARVGDKLVCNAPPDTISQGSASVFINGKPAARMGDSTEHGGVIMAGNGTVLIGDQTYSSSGGSASNGKVQALARRQLSRVMVCQKDGQPTICVEPNCPCKEAAT encoded by the coding sequence ATGGGTAAACCTGCCGCCACCCTTGGCCATTTTCACTTCTGCCCCCAATATCGCGGCGATACCCCCCACGTAGGTGGGCCCATCGCAGGAGGCTCGGGGGACGTTACTATCGGCGGCATGCCTGCTGCTCGCGTCGGTGACAAGCTGGTCTGTAATGCGCCGCCAGACACTATCAGCCAGGGCTCGGCGTCGGTGTTTATCAACGGTAAACCGGCAGCCCGCATGGGTGACAGCACCGAGCACGGCGGCGTCATCATGGCAGGCAATGGCACCGTACTGATTGGCGACCAAACCTACAGCAGTAGCGGCGGCTCAGCGAGCAATGGCAAAGTACAGGCGCTGGCCCGACGCCAACTGTCACGAGTCATGGTCTGTCAGAAAGACGGCCAGCCCACTATCTGTGTAGAACCCAACTGCCCCTGTAAGGAAGCGGCTACATGA
- a CDS encoding DUF4123 domain-containing protein, whose amino-acid sequence MIRAGHAFYPEQAPVDLPLAHLNGQRLLVIDRINLPDWIYTASCKADQLCWDILFEDTSLEHPFYECSPVLLRLEPHTALYQDWHTDPDWQQHGLLISYPGDYQALCQHLRSLIWMRQQDKTLLMRFYAPTILDAWAPSLTAAEARALLGPAECWSWFSPSAAGEPRWSWMAHTPGQTGQGQGWFALSEAQVAALDAHDQPRQPANLAQPAKAQAEKTPSYIDYWLGYEVDESTPGKE is encoded by the coding sequence ATGATCCGCGCCGGTCACGCCTTTTATCCTGAGCAAGCCCCTGTTGACTTGCCGCTGGCACACCTGAACGGCCAGCGGCTGCTGGTCATCGACCGTATCAACCTGCCAGACTGGATCTACACCGCGTCATGCAAGGCGGATCAGCTGTGCTGGGACATCCTGTTTGAAGACACTTCGCTGGAGCATCCTTTCTATGAATGCTCACCCGTGCTGTTGAGGCTGGAGCCCCACACCGCCTTATATCAGGACTGGCATACTGACCCCGACTGGCAGCAACACGGCCTGCTGATCAGCTACCCCGGTGATTATCAGGCGCTGTGCCAGCACCTGCGCAGCCTGATCTGGATGCGCCAGCAGGATAAAACCTTGCTCATGCGTTTTTATGCTCCTACCATTCTCGACGCCTGGGCACCCAGCCTGACCGCAGCGGAAGCCCGGGCCTTGCTGGGACCTGCCGAATGCTGGAGCTGGTTCAGCCCCTCGGCTGCAGGCGAGCCGCGCTGGAGCTGGATGGCTCACACACCTGGGCAAACGGGCCAGGGCCAGGGCTGGTTTGCCTTGAGTGAGGCGCAGGTGGCGGCACTGGATGCCCACGATCAGCCACGCCAGCCCGCCAATCTGGCGCAGCCAGCAAAGGCGCAAGCAGAAAAAACGCCCAGCTACATCGACTACTGGCTGGGCTATGAGGTGGATGAGTCCACCCCAGGGAAGGAATAA